TTTTGACCTGAGTAGTCTCGAATAGTCCGCGTTTCTCCCTTTGCATCCTTTGCAATAAATCAATTGTCCTCGTGAGGTACTTGCAAAACTGTTTGTCATCCCCGAACGTCTCTATCGGGGATATGGTTTTTTCAAACAGTTAGAACCAGATTCCCGCTCAGAAGCGCTGCGGGAATGACGGAATTGGGACTTTTGCAAGATTCTCGCCTTTGTTGACCTCATCCTGATTATCGAGTAATATATCGCATGCCGAAATTCAAGATCACATCGGAGTATGTGCCGACCGGCGACCAGCCCCAGGCGATCGAACTGCTCGCCGACGGCATTGTCAAGGGGCTCGAACACCAGGTCCTGCTCGGGGTAACGGGATCGGGCAAGACCTTCACCATCGCGAACGTGATCGAGAAGGTTCAGAGGCCCGCGCTCGTGATCGCGCACAACAAGACACTGGCCGCCCAGCTCTACAACGAGTTCAAGGAGCTTTTCCCCGGGAACGCGGTGGAGTACTTTGTCTCCTATTACGACTACTACCAGCCCGAGGCCTATCTTCCGACCACGGACACCTACATCGAGAAGGACTCGTCCATCAACGAGCAGATCGACCGTATGCGCCACTCGGCTACCACCTCTCTCTTCGAGCGGAATGACGTGATCGTTGTTTCCTCTGTCTCGTGCATCTACGGTCTTGGTTCACCCGAGGCGTACCACGGCATGCTGCTGTTCCTGGAGCAGGGGCAGCGCATCGACCGGAACGAGATCCTGCGGAAGCTCGTGGATATCCAGTATTCCCGGAACGATTTCGATTTCCAGCGCGGTACGTTCCGGGTGCGCGGGGACGTGGTAGAGATCTTTCCGGCCTCGTACGAGGACGCGGCGATCCGCGTTGAGCTTTTCGGCGATGAGATCGATTCGATCTCGGTGTTCGATCCGCTCCTCGGCACGTCCCGCCAGAAGCTCGAGAAGGTCGCCATCTACCCCGGCAGCCATTACGTGATCCCCGAGTCGCGCATGAAGGCGGCCATCGACGGCATCCACGAGGAACTCAGGGATCGCATCCAGCAGTTCCGCAGGATGAACAAACTTGTCGAGGCGCAGCGCATCGAACAGCGCACGATGTTCGATCTTGAGATGATCCAGGAGATGGGCTTCTGCCACGGCATCGAGAACTATTCCCGCCACCTTTCGGGCCGGTCCCCCGGCGAGCCGCCGCCGACCTTGCTCGATTACTTTCCGAAGGATTTTCTTCTGGTCGTGGACGAGTCCCATGCCACCGTCCCGCAGATCGGCGGCATGTTCAACGGCGACCGCGCCAGGAAAATGAATCTTGTTGAATACGGCTTCCGCCTGCCGTCGGCGCTGGACAACCGGCCGCTCAATTTCGAGGAGTTCGAGCAGCGGGTCCACCAGACCGTGTATGTGTCGGCCACGCCGGCGGACTTCGAGGTCGCGAAGTCCGGCAAACGTATCATCGAGCAGGTGATCCGGCCCACGGGCCTCACGGACCCGCGGATCGAGATCAGGCCGGCCACGGGACAGGTGGACGATCTCCTGAACGAGATCAGAAAAAGGGCCGAGTCGAAAGAGCGCGTGCTCGTCACCACGCTCACGAAGCGCATGGCGGAGGACCTGACGGAATACTACAAGGAATTGAACGTGAAGGTGGCGTACCTCCACTCCGATATTGACACCCTCGAACGGGTGGACATCATCCGCGACCTGCGCATGGGGAAATACGATGTTCTGATCGGCATCAACCTCCTGCGCGAGGGGCTGGACATCCCCGAGGTCTCGCTCGTCGCCATCCTTGATGCCGACAAGGAAGGGTTCCTGCGTTCAGCCCGCTCGCTCATCCAGACCATGGGACGCGCGGCGCGGCACGTGAACGGCGAGGTGATCCTCTATGCGGAGAAGATCACCGATTCCATGAGAAACGCCATCAACGAGACCAACCGGCGCCGCACGGTGCAGGAAGCCTACAACAGGATGCACAACATCACGCCGCAGTCGATCAAGAAGAACATCCAGGCAACGCTGCGCACGGTGTATGAGCAGGATTACTTCACCGTGCCGATCGCCGCTGAAGAGGCGGGCGAGTATCTGCAGACCGTGAACATCCCCAAATTCATCGCGTCGCTTCAGCAACAGATGCGCGCCGCGGCGAAAGAGCTGGACTTTGAGACAGCGGCAGAACTGCGCGACAAGATCAGGTCGCTCCAGCAGAAGGAGCTGGCGGTGGGGGTGAAGGTGGAGTGAGATTTAGAGTTGGGAGTGGGGAGTTCGGAGTAAGGAATAGAAGGCGAAGGACGAGGGACGAAGGACAAGGGACAAAACCGTTCACCGCAGAGGACGCAGAGAACTTCTTGAATTACATAACAGTAAACTTCTTCTGGATCAATTGTACCAACTCAGGTATTTAGGCTGAAGACTGAAGGCTGAAGAGAATCTGCTTTAATTGTGGTAATCAGTATTCGTGTTGACAGTTTTTGTAAACACAATTTATAACCAGACTGCACCTACTACTGTTGATCCGCTCATGTAAACATTAACTGCGAAATACTCGTTGTATCCTGCACATGAACGCTTCGCGTGAGGGGCGCGTTTTCAAGCTCCTATCGTCAATGTGATTAGGAGCATAAAAGATTGTCAAATAGTCTACGCCCAAAGACGAAACAGATAGAACAGATTCAATTATAGTATTATTTCCTTTTTGTCTGGCAATGAACATAGATTGCGACTCGAATAATCCCGTTATTATTTAAA
The nucleotide sequence above comes from Nitrospirota bacterium. Encoded proteins:
- the uvrB gene encoding excinuclease ABC subunit UvrB; the encoded protein is MPKFKITSEYVPTGDQPQAIELLADGIVKGLEHQVLLGVTGSGKTFTIANVIEKVQRPALVIAHNKTLAAQLYNEFKELFPGNAVEYFVSYYDYYQPEAYLPTTDTYIEKDSSINEQIDRMRHSATTSLFERNDVIVVSSVSCIYGLGSPEAYHGMLLFLEQGQRIDRNEILRKLVDIQYSRNDFDFQRGTFRVRGDVVEIFPASYEDAAIRVELFGDEIDSISVFDPLLGTSRQKLEKVAIYPGSHYVIPESRMKAAIDGIHEELRDRIQQFRRMNKLVEAQRIEQRTMFDLEMIQEMGFCHGIENYSRHLSGRSPGEPPPTLLDYFPKDFLLVVDESHATVPQIGGMFNGDRARKMNLVEYGFRLPSALDNRPLNFEEFEQRVHQTVYVSATPADFEVAKSGKRIIEQVIRPTGLTDPRIEIRPATGQVDDLLNEIRKRAESKERVLVTTLTKRMAEDLTEYYKELNVKVAYLHSDIDTLERVDIIRDLRMGKYDVLIGINLLREGLDIPEVSLVAILDADKEGFLRSARSLIQTMGRAARHVNGEVILYAEKITDSMRNAINETNRRRTVQEAYNRMHNITPQSIKKNIQATLRTVYEQDYFTVPIAAEEAGEYLQTVNIPKFIASLQQQMRAAAKELDFETAAELRDKIRSLQQKELAVGVKVE